One window of the Eucalyptus grandis isolate ANBG69807.140 chromosome 6, ASM1654582v1, whole genome shotgun sequence genome contains the following:
- the LOC104449999 gene encoding dihydrolipoyllysine-residue acetyltransferase component 2 of pyruvate dehydrogenase complex, mitochondrial has product MTCASRVIGHSRKLRNVSALLRQENALFVRWTSNSSHTVSSKRDDALRVRHHGYVPAEKQCYSKSVNDGMMSSPAMLKSSMHWMMAKKLGNPPALSLQTNRSSLTNVYLKRGFSSDSGLPPHQEIGMPSLSPTMTEGNIARWLKKEGDKMSPGEVLCEVETDKATVEMECMEEGYLAKIIKGDGSKEIKVGEVIAITVEDEEDIEKFKDYSPSASVDKVPADKSEPSAPKKEVIEESPKAPEPKVSQPSLVASEDRVFASPIARKMAEDNKVPLSNIKGTGPDGLIVKADIEDYLASGRMEVAASASKQKVATAPDLDYTDIPHSQIRKITASRLLFSKQTIPHYYLTVDTCVDKLMDLRTQLNSLQESLGGKRISVNDLVIKAAALALRKVPQCNGSWTDDYIRQYHNVNINVAVQTDNGLYVPVIRDADKKGLSKISEEVKHMAQKAKENSLKPEDYEGGTFTVSNLGGPFGIKQFCAIINPPQAGILAVGSAEKRVVPGSSPGDYNFASFMSVTLSCDHRVIDGAIGAEWLKAFKGYIENPESMLL; this is encoded by the exons ATGACTTGCGCGTCTCGCGTCATCGGGCACTCGAGGAAG TTAAGGAATGTCTCAGCGCTACTAAGGCAAGAGAATGCGCTTTTTGTTCGTTGGACATCAAACAGTTCTCATACAGTTTCCAGTAAAAGAGACG ATGCTTTAAGAGTTCGTCATCATGGCTATGTACCTGCAGAAAAGCAATGTTATTCCAAGTCTGTCAATGATGGGATG ATGTCATCACCAGCCATGTTGAAGAGCAGTATGCATTGGATGATGGCAAAGAAATTGGGGAATCCACCAGCTCTATCGCTACAGACCAACAGGTCCTCCTT GACAAATGTGTATCTGAAGAGAGGTTTTTCTTCTGACTCAG GACTTCCACCACACCAGGAAATTGGGATGCCTTCTCTCTCACCAACAATGACCGAG GGAAACATTGCAAGATGGTTAAAAAAAGAAGGTGACAAGATGTCTCCTGGTGAAGTCCTTTGTGAAGTGGAAACT GACAAAGCTACAGTTGAGATGGAATGCATGGAGGAAGGTTATCTTGCTAAGATAATTAAAGGAGACggatcaaaagaaattaaagtcgGTGAG GTGATTGCTATCACTGTCGAAGATGAGGAGGACATTGAGAAGTTCAAAGATTACAGTCCTTCAGCTTCAGTGGACAAGGTTCCTGCAGATAAATCTGAGCCTTCCGCCCCCAAAAAAGAAGTAATTGAGGAGTCTCCTAAAGCTCCAGAGCCAAAGGTTTCCCAGCCAAGTTTGGTTGCTTCTGAGGACCGCGTTTTTGCTAGCCCTATTGCAAGAAAAATGGCTGAAGATAACAAA GTTCCTCTTTCAAACATTAAAGGAACCGGTCCTGATGGTCTTATCGTGAAGGCTGATATAGAAGATTACTTGG CTTCTGGTAGGATGGAAGTTGCAGCTTCAGCTTCTAAGCAGAAGGTTGCCACCGCTCCAGATTTGGACTACACAGACATTCCACATTCTCAAATAAGGAAG ATCACAGCTTCCCGCTTGCTATTCTCAAAGCAAACCATACCTCATTACTATTTGACTGTGGATACATGTGTTGACAAACTTATGGA CTTGCGTACTCAACTGAACTCATTGCAAGAGAGCTTGGGTGGAAAGAGGATATCAGTGAATGATCTTGTAATTAAG GCTGCTGCATTGGCTCTTCGTAAAGTCCCACAGTGCAATGGTTCATGGACCGATGATTACATCCGCCA GTATCACAATGTAAATATAAATGTAGCAGTACAAACAGATAATGGGCTATATGTCCCTGTTATAAGG GATGCAGACAAAAAAGGTCTCTCTAAGATTTCAGAAGAGGTCAAACATATGGCCCAGAAGGCCAAAGAGAACAGCTTGAAGCCAGAAGATTATGAG GGAGGAACATTTACAGTATCCAACTTGGGTGGACCATTTGGTATCAAGCAATTCTGTGCCATCATAAATCCGCCTCAAGCAGGCATTCTTGCAGTGGGGTCTG CCGAGAAGAGGGTTGTACCCGGCTCAAGCCCCGGTGACTACAATTTTGCATCCTTCATGTCAGTTACTCTAAGTTGTGATCATCGTGTTATTGATG GTGCTATCGGAGCTGAGTGGTTGAAAGCATTCAAGGGCTACATTGAAAATCCAGAGTCCATGCTGCTTTAA
- the LOC104450001 gene encoding mitochondrial import inner membrane translocase subunit TIM23-2 — protein sequence MSFRSSDSNQESPQNREQDRLYNPYKDLQAPIQSLYKLPTSPEFLFAEESLRQRRSWGENLTFYTGIGYLSGSVAGASSGLVSGVRAIEPSDTLKLKINRLLNASGHSGRTWGNRLGVIGLMYAGLESGIVALRDEDDLWSSVGAGLGTGAIYRAARGVRSAAVAGAVGGLAAAAAVAGKQALKRYVPV from the coding sequence ATGTCCTTCCGGAGCTCCGATAGCAACCAGGAATCGCCGCAGAACCGCGAGCAGGACCGCCTGTACAACCCCTACAAGGACCTCCAGGCCCCGATCCAGAGCCTCTACAAGCTCCCCACCTCCCCGGAGTTCCTCTTCGCCGAGGAGTCCCTCCGCCAGCGCCGCTCCTGGGGCGAGAACCTCACCTTCTACACCGGCATCGGCTACCTCTCCGGCTCCGTCGCCGGCGCCTCCTCCGGCCTCGTCTCCGGCGTCAGGGCCATCGAGCCCTCCGACACCCTCAAGCTCAAGATCAACCGGCTGCTCAACGCCTCGGGGCACTCCGGCCGCACCTGGGGGAACCGGCTCGGGGTGATTGGCCTGATGTACGCGGGGCTGGAGAGCGGGATCGTGGCGTTGAGAGACGAGGATGATTTGTGGAGTAGCGTCGGGGCGGGGCTCGGGACGGGAGCCATTTATAGGGCGGCCAGGGGCGTAAGGTCGGCCGCCGTGGCGGGTGCGGTTGGGGGGTTGGCGGCAGCCGCGGCAGTTGCTGGGAAGCAGGCGCTGAAGCGATACGTGCCGGTCTAG